The Paenibacillus macerans genome includes a window with the following:
- the truB gene encoding tRNA pseudouridine(55) synthase TruB encodes MTTYEGILPVLKPAGFTSHDVVAKCRGILKMKRIGHTGTLDPAVTGVLPLCLGRATRMVEYLQELPKEYEATLILGVATDTEDMSGTVVERLDQVSVTEEAVRQVLQRFVGTISQVPPMYSALKHDGKRLYELAREGKTVERKAREVTIYGLELLSFQPEGPHPKIKFRALCSKGTYIRTLCVDIGRALGVPAAMGQLKRTVSAGIAEESCLTLEEIARHAAQGDLASYLLPVDQGVRHLPAHTIAGDKVKAALQGQRLPAAAVHPRANRGELIRLYDPQQRFLGIFQADEEMPAVKAVKVFLPD; translated from the coding sequence ATGACCACGTATGAAGGCATCCTGCCGGTTTTGAAACCCGCCGGTTTTACCTCCCACGACGTTGTGGCCAAATGCCGCGGCATCCTCAAAATGAAGCGGATCGGCCATACGGGCACGCTCGATCCGGCTGTCACCGGAGTGCTTCCGCTTTGCTTGGGACGGGCTACCCGGATGGTCGAATATTTGCAGGAGCTGCCCAAGGAATATGAGGCCACGCTGATTTTGGGGGTGGCCACGGACACCGAAGACATGTCGGGTACGGTCGTGGAGCGGCTGGATCAAGTTTCGGTGACGGAAGAGGCCGTAAGGCAGGTGCTTCAGCGATTCGTCGGCACGATTTCCCAGGTTCCGCCGATGTATTCCGCCTTGAAGCACGATGGAAAGCGCCTCTACGAGCTGGCGAGAGAAGGAAAAACGGTCGAACGCAAAGCCCGCGAGGTGACGATTTATGGGCTGGAGCTGCTGTCCTTTCAACCGGAGGGACCGCATCCGAAGATCAAGTTCCGGGCGCTCTGCTCGAAAGGAACTTACATCCGCACGCTTTGCGTCGATATCGGCCGGGCGCTTGGCGTGCCGGCGGCGATGGGGCAGCTGAAGCGGACGGTGTCGGCCGGGATCGCGGAAGAGAGCTGTTTAACGCTGGAAGAAATCGCCAGGCATGCTGCGCAAGGGGACCTGGCTTCCTATTTGCTGCCGGTCGACCAGGGAGTCCGGCATCTGCCGGCACATACGATCGCCGGGGACAAAGTTAAGGCGGCCCTGCAAGGTCAGCGCCTGCCCGCCGCCGCGGTACATCCGCGGGCAAACCGGGGGGAACTGATCCGGCTTTATGATCCGCAGCAGCGGTTTTTGGGGATATTCCAGGCGGATGAAGAAATGCCTGCCGTGAAGGCGGTCAAGGTGTTCCTTCCCGAC
- the infB gene encoding translation initiation factor IF-2 yields the protein MSKQEKQDKLRVYEYAKSLNMSSKEIITILKRLNIPVNNHMSVMENDAVTRVEQFFKDIKTNAAAKRENSGRAETPSKSPAPASAGGSQAAKNPAPEGAGNRGEQGREAKVHGNPGGQAKKNQHEKQVSMNNKPNQNQNAKGGTTAVQERNQRPNGGHQQGPRASAQNAGNAGGRNPQGNRGQGQTGGDSQRRDGGGNRQGNGQGNGGANRGGQAPNRNFVSAGSNNNNGGGKGQGQGRKGNHGGKNQKGFDDNRSGNFKNNNRGGKGGRGGRGGYQQPPREKIDNTPKKIIVRGTMTVGETAKLLHKDASEVIKKLMLLGVMATINQELDIETIQLLAGDFGVEVEVKIPVEEDRFETIEEVDDEADLKERPPVVTIMGHVDHGKTTLLDAIRSTNVTGGEAGGITQHIGAYQVEINGKKITFLDTPGHEAFTAMRARGAQLTDITIIVVAADDGVMPQTVEAINHAKAAGLPIIVAVNKIDKPEANPDKVKQELTEYELVPEEWGGDTIFVNVSAKQKMGLEDLLEMILLVAEVNEYKANPDKRARGAVIEAELDRNRGPVARVLVQHGTLKVGDAFVAGNCFGRVRAMVNDRGRRLKEAGPSTPVEITGLTEVPQAGDPFMVFEDERKARSIADKRAITQRQSDLGANTRVTLDDLFRHIKEGEIKELNVIIKADVQGSVEALKGALEKIDIEGVRVKIIHSGAGAITESDVILAAASNAIIIGFNVRPDNQTKATAEQEKVDIRLHRVIYNAIEEIEQAMKGMLDPVYKESVIGHAEVRNTFKISKVGTIAGCMVTSGKITRSAETRLIRDGIVIYEGKIDSLKRFKDDAKEVAQGYECGITLDNYNDIKEGDVIEAFIMETVERK from the coding sequence TTGAGTAAACAAGAAAAACAAGATAAGCTCAGGGTATATGAATATGCAAAATCGCTCAACATGAGCAGCAAAGAAATCATTACGATTCTTAAGCGACTTAATATCCCGGTGAATAACCATATGAGCGTGATGGAGAATGATGCCGTAACGCGCGTGGAGCAATTTTTCAAGGATATTAAGACGAACGCTGCCGCCAAGCGGGAAAATTCGGGCCGCGCCGAAACCCCGTCCAAATCGCCGGCGCCGGCTTCCGCAGGAGGAAGCCAGGCTGCGAAAAATCCGGCCCCGGAAGGGGCGGGAAATCGCGGAGAACAAGGCCGGGAGGCGAAGGTTCACGGAAATCCCGGCGGTCAAGCCAAAAAAAATCAACATGAAAAGCAGGTAAGTATGAATAATAAACCTAATCAAAACCAAAACGCAAAAGGCGGAACTACCGCTGTACAGGAAAGAAACCAACGTCCAAACGGAGGCCATCAGCAAGGCCCGCGCGCTTCTGCGCAAAACGCCGGCAATGCCGGAGGCCGCAACCCTCAAGGAAACCGGGGGCAAGGCCAAACCGGGGGCGATTCGCAGCGCCGTGACGGCGGCGGCAACCGCCAAGGAAACGGTCAAGGAAACGGCGGAGCAAACCGCGGCGGGCAAGCGCCAAACCGCAATTTTGTTTCGGCCGGAAGCAATAATAACAATGGCGGAGGCAAAGGCCAAGGTCAAGGCAGAAAAGGCAATCATGGCGGGAAAAATCAAAAAGGTTTTGACGACAACCGTAGCGGCAACTTTAAAAACAACAACCGCGGCGGCAAAGGCGGCCGGGGGGGCCGTGGCGGATATCAGCAGCCGCCGCGCGAAAAAATCGACAATACGCCGAAGAAAATCATTGTCCGCGGCACGATGACCGTTGGCGAAACCGCGAAACTGCTGCATAAAGACGCTTCCGAGGTGATCAAAAAGCTGATGCTGCTCGGGGTCATGGCCACGATCAACCAGGAGCTCGACATCGAGACGATCCAGCTTTTGGCCGGCGATTTCGGCGTTGAAGTCGAAGTGAAAATTCCGGTCGAGGAAGACCGTTTTGAAACGATCGAAGAGGTTGACGATGAGGCGGATTTGAAAGAGCGTCCGCCGGTGGTGACGATTATGGGGCACGTCGACCACGGGAAAACGACGCTGCTGGACGCGATCCGTTCGACGAACGTGACCGGCGGCGAAGCCGGCGGCATTACGCAGCATATCGGCGCTTATCAGGTCGAGATCAACGGCAAGAAGATCACGTTCCTCGACACGCCGGGTCACGAGGCGTTTACGGCGATGCGGGCGCGCGGAGCGCAGCTGACCGACATTACGATCATCGTCGTTGCGGCTGACGACGGCGTGATGCCGCAGACGGTTGAAGCGATCAACCACGCCAAAGCGGCGGGGCTGCCGATCATTGTGGCAGTCAACAAAATCGACAAACCGGAAGCCAACCCGGATAAAGTCAAGCAGGAATTAACAGAATATGAGCTTGTACCGGAAGAATGGGGCGGCGATACGATTTTCGTCAACGTGTCGGCCAAACAAAAAATGGGTCTGGAAGACCTGCTCGAAATGATCCTGCTCGTGGCGGAAGTCAACGAGTACAAAGCCAACCCGGACAAACGCGCCCGCGGTGCGGTTATCGAAGCCGAGCTAGACAGAAACCGCGGACCGGTGGCCCGCGTACTGGTGCAGCACGGCACGCTGAAAGTCGGCGACGCTTTTGTGGCCGGCAACTGCTTCGGCCGCGTCCGCGCAATGGTGAACGACCGGGGACGCCGCCTCAAGGAAGCGGGGCCTTCGACGCCGGTGGAAATTACCGGCCTTACCGAAGTGCCGCAGGCGGGCGATCCGTTTATGGTGTTTGAGGACGAACGCAAAGCCCGCTCCATCGCCGACAAACGTGCGATTACGCAGCGCCAGTCCGATCTGGGCGCGAATACGCGCGTGACGCTCGACGATTTGTTCCGCCATATTAAAGAAGGCGAAATCAAAGAGCTGAACGTGATCATCAAAGCGGACGTTCAAGGTTCGGTGGAGGCGCTGAAGGGCGCGCTCGAGAAAATCGACATCGAAGGCGTGCGCGTGAAAATCATCCACAGCGGCGCCGGGGCGATTACCGAATCCGACGTTATTTTGGCCGCGGCTTCCAACGCGATCATCATCGGCTTTAACGTACGTCCGGACAACCAGACGAAAGCGACCGCCGAGCAGGAAAAGGTCGACATTCGTCTGCACCGCGTCATTTACAATGCGATCGAGGAAATCGAACAAGCGATGAAAGGGATGCTGGATCCGGTATACAAGGAGTCCGTCATCGGGCATGCCGAAGTCCGCAATACGTTCAAGATCAGCAAGGTCGGCACGATTGCGGGCTGCATGGTCACCTCCGGCAAAATTACCCGTTCGGCGGAAACGCGCTTGATCCGCGACGGCATCGTTATCTACGAAGGCAAAATCGATTCTTTGAAGCGGTTCAAGGATGATGCCAAAGAAGTTGCGCAAGGGTACGAATGCGGGATCACCCTCGATAACTACAATGATATTAAAGAAGGCGACGTGATTGAGGCCTTCATCATGGAAACCGTTGAACGGAAGTAA
- a CDS encoding L7Ae/L30e/S12e/Gadd45 family ribosomal protein: MNKALSGLGLAMRAGKLVTGDEVVLKAIRSAEAKLVIVAGDASANTQKKYRDKCGTYKVPLMVGFDRDMLGSSVGKPERVVLALTDQGFADMVRKAIAKTSEVEYIE, translated from the coding sequence ATGAATAAAGCGTTGTCCGGGCTTGGCCTTGCCATGCGGGCGGGCAAGCTGGTGACGGGGGATGAAGTCGTGCTGAAGGCAATCCGCTCCGCGGAAGCCAAACTGGTGATTGTAGCCGGCGATGCGTCGGCCAATACGCAAAAGAAGTATCGCGATAAATGCGGTACGTACAAAGTTCCTTTGATGGTCGGATTTGACAGGGATATGCTCGGATCGAGCGTAGGAAAGCCGGAACGGGTCGTTCTGGCCCTTACCGATCAGGGGTTTGCCGATATGGTTCGTAAAGCGATCGCGAAAACGTCGGAGGTGGAGTATATTGAGTAA
- a CDS encoding DHH family phosphoesterase, whose product MQYERELRQSQAFLTEHDDFLVVAHVQPDGDAVSSTLAVGWLLSCLGKKYVMVNEGPIPKRMGYLWQADQIRDLSAEPLNRKFDNVICVDCADFKRVGMTKELFAEGAKLLNIDHHPTNDGYGTVNLIVPYAAATAEILFDLIQFMGLELNEAIATALYTGLLTDTGGFRYSNTSPKVMATASKLLEYGVEGPGLSELLLEQMTLPQLRLLTRALNGLQLTEDGKISWVVVTDEDLKFAGAVHEDMEGIVNYPRNIQGVEVGLLFKVIDEQAVKVSMRSAGKVDVAKVAQSFGGGGHVRAAGARVEGTLEAIVPRVVEQVRLQL is encoded by the coding sequence ATGCAATATGAACGGGAGCTGCGTCAGAGCCAGGCTTTTTTGACGGAGCATGATGATTTCCTCGTGGTGGCGCATGTTCAGCCGGACGGAGACGCAGTCAGTTCCACCCTTGCGGTGGGCTGGCTTCTGTCATGTCTGGGTAAAAAATACGTAATGGTCAACGAAGGGCCGATTCCGAAGCGGATGGGTTATTTATGGCAGGCGGATCAAATTCGTGACCTGTCGGCAGAGCCCTTGAATCGGAAATTCGACAACGTGATCTGCGTCGATTGCGCCGATTTCAAACGGGTCGGGATGACCAAAGAGCTGTTTGCGGAAGGAGCCAAACTGCTGAACATCGATCACCATCCGACCAATGACGGATACGGCACGGTCAATTTGATTGTCCCCTATGCCGCAGCCACGGCGGAGATTTTATTCGACCTTATCCAATTTATGGGTCTGGAGTTGAACGAGGCGATCGCTACGGCGCTATACACCGGACTGCTGACCGACACGGGCGGGTTCCGCTATTCGAACACGTCGCCCAAAGTGATGGCAACCGCCTCCAAGCTGCTGGAGTACGGTGTTGAAGGACCGGGCTTGTCCGAACTGTTGCTGGAGCAAATGACTTTGCCGCAGCTGCGCCTGCTGACGAGAGCCTTAAACGGGCTGCAGCTGACCGAAGACGGTAAAATCAGCTGGGTGGTCGTGACGGACGAAGACTTGAAATTCGCCGGGGCGGTTCATGAGGATATGGAAGGCATCGTCAACTATCCCCGCAATATTCAAGGGGTGGAGGTCGGCCTCCTGTTTAAGGTGATCGATGAGCAAGCCGTAAAAGTGAGCATGCGTTCCGCCGGCAAAGTGGACGTGGCCAAGGTGGCGCAAAGCTTTGGCGGGGGCGGGCACGTCCGGGCCGCGGGAGCGCGCGTTGAAGGAACGCTGGAGGCGATCGTGCCCCGCGTGGTGGAGCAGGTGAGGCTGCAGCTATGA
- the rbfA gene encoding 30S ribosome-binding factor RbfA, with translation MAKNRTGRVGEQIKKELSVLIQKELKDPRIGFVTVTGVDVTSDLSQAKVYLSVFGDDEKKSESLKGLEKANGFLRTELGKRIRLRHTPELIFKIDESIAYGSRIEQLLGEITHEHDK, from the coding sequence ATGGCCAAAAATCGGACCGGCCGCGTAGGCGAACAGATTAAAAAAGAACTCAGCGTTCTTATCCAGAAGGAACTGAAAGATCCGCGCATCGGTTTTGTCACCGTGACCGGGGTGGATGTGACGAGCGATTTGTCGCAGGCCAAAGTCTACTTGAGCGTTTTCGGGGATGATGAGAAGAAAAGCGAATCGCTGAAGGGGCTGGAGAAGGCAAACGGATTTTTGCGCACCGAGCTCGGCAAGCGGATCCGGCTGCGCCATACGCCGGAGCTGATCTTTAAAATCGACGAATCGATCGCTTACGGTAGCCGGATCGAGCAGCTTCTGGGCGAAATTACGCACGAGCACGACAAATGA